The following are encoded together in the Aciduricibacillus chroicocephali genome:
- a CDS encoding CPBP family intramembrane glutamic endopeptidase: MFKNSNGQVRAGWLILFAFIAVFIGQGILTAGGYSLLYLLNAPGTNSSYEGVPFTIADLYPWNSFVIYGGAEIGTILFTILIWCFVNKKPLHQLGIKWVGKDALFGFLLGTLSISMLFLILFATGLVELRSSLASPSFSIYTLITFLFYILVGVSEEIFFRGYIMSTMQERGNPKWLIYLVSAIIFSLMHGLNPNISVLGIINIALVGLLFAYMFSVTKNLWLPIGYHIAWNYFQGSIFGFAVSGTEPRSIYDPIVSNNHDWITGGTFGLEGGILTTLILIIGYVVTRIYMKFR, translated from the coding sequence TTGTTCAAAAATTCTAATGGTCAGGTGAGAGCCGGCTGGCTTATATTGTTCGCCTTTATTGCAGTATTCATAGGCCAAGGTATTCTCACAGCAGGTGGTTATTCACTGTTGTATCTTCTTAATGCGCCTGGAACTAACTCTAGTTACGAGGGGGTTCCATTTACAATTGCTGATCTATATCCTTGGAATTCGTTCGTTATATATGGTGGAGCAGAAATAGGAACGATTCTTTTTACTATACTGATATGGTGCTTTGTTAATAAGAAGCCGCTCCATCAGCTTGGAATCAAATGGGTAGGAAAAGATGCTCTTTTTGGTTTCCTGCTTGGTACCTTGTCAATCAGTATGCTTTTCCTAATTCTTTTTGCTACAGGTTTAGTAGAACTAAGAAGTAGTTTGGCCAGCCCATCCTTTTCAATATATACACTAATAACGTTTCTCTTTTATATTTTGGTGGGGGTATCGGAAGAGATATTTTTTAGAGGATACATTATGTCGACTATGCAAGAACGGGGGAATCCAAAATGGTTAATCTATCTCGTCTCGGCAATTATATTCAGCCTAATGCACGGGTTGAATCCTAATATTAGTGTGTTGGGTATTATAAATATCGCCCTTGTCGGTTTATTGTTCGCATACATGTTCAGCGTAACGAAAAACCTTTGGTTGCCAATCGGATATCATATCGCATGGAACTACTTTCAAGGAAGTATATTCGGTTTCGCTGTCAGTGGGACCGAGCCGAGAAGTATATATGATCCTATCGTTTCTAATAACCATGACTGGATTACTGGTGGAACATTCGGGCTTGAAGGTGGCATATTGACAACGCTCATACTCATAATTGGTTATGTCGTGACAAGAATTTATATGAAATTCAGATGA